GGAAATTCTAAAGACTTTTTCTTGAAAATATAATACTCTTAAACTCCTAAAATTTCAACATAAAAAAAAGGATGTAGTTTTCTATAAACTACATCCTTTTTCATGTTAATCAATTGCTATTAAAGTCCCAATTAAATCACTCTTGAACCTTTGATTTTTTACTAAACTTATAAATCACTGGTAGAACTGTAATACCCACTAAAGCTAATACAATCAGCTCTATATGCTCTTTTAAATCAATTTGATAATTCTCTAACAAAAAACCATACAAATAATGTCCTGCGAAAATTAAAGTAAATGACCAAATAAAAGAACTTAGGATGTTATAAAACATAAACTTGTTCTTATCCATTGATACAATTCCTGCAACTATAGGCGCAAATGTTCTAAAAATTGGTAAAAAACGAGCAAAAATAATTGCCTTACCACCATATTTTTCAAAGAAATCTTTAGACTGAACCAAATATTTGCGTTT
This portion of the Flavobacterium sp. CECT 9288 genome encodes:
- a CDS encoding DedA family protein, which produces MNEFDWKNLIDPLFYIHFDINGIKLGIYIVLFIVFAETGLFAGFFLPGDSLLFLAGIYSRELIENIFIIDNDFLNVVLLSTLVALAGILGNIVGYWFGSKSGYYLYNKEDSFWFKRKYLVQSKDFFEKYGGKAIIFARFLPIFRTFAPIVAGIVSMDKNKFMFYNILSSFIWSFTLIFAGHYLYGFLLENYQIDLKEHIELIVLALVGITVLPVIYKFSKKSKVQE